A single region of the Theileria annulata chromosome 4, complete sequence, *** SEQUENCING IN PROGRESS *** genome encodes:
- a CDS encoding peptide chain release factor, putative (Tap349h10.p1c.cand.77 - score = 26.65;~Apicoplast targetting peptide predicted by the PlasmoAP tool;~Signal peptide predicted for TA07415 by SignalP 2.0 HMM (Signal peptide probability 0.991, signal anchor probability 0.000) with cleavage site probability 0.722 between residues 18 and 19) → MIRILMVVLLTFVRPSLSLIHLNPLTFKLLTKTPSLGVNLNFSFISTSNSKFLNLYYRNICNLSSTLRDSNTTTELDPLRKYDRNSCKLIIKSGVGGSESFDWCRILTEMYKKFISHYEPPDSDDNFPSSLRLKEVDVCPGSTGGFRRVEFDVIGDYAYRLLKGENGTHRLIRNSPFNSENKRQTSFGSVQVVPILSDTDEEVVNFKKNRQLLKKDLIIESMRSSGKGGQNVNKVETAGNLLFLKSIFTKSTIDIFVLVRVYHKPTGLSVKVQQERTNTQNREIAIRMLTKLVDQHYLKKLNEKVNEIKGEDLVGTWGSHIRTYTLNPEQRVKDHRTNFETSKATNVLNGDLLPFILTYLNSNV, encoded by the exons ATGATAAGGATACTAATGGTTGTATTATTAACGTTTGTTAGGCCTTCCTTAAGCTTAATTCACTTAAATCCACTTACTTTTAAACTATTAACTAAAACTCCAAGTTTGGGAGTGAATTTGAACTTTTCCTTTATATCAACTAGtaattccaaatttttaaatttatactatagAAATATTTG taatTTATCTTCCACTTTAAGGGATTCCAACACAACCACTGAGTTAGATCCACTTCGTAAATATGACCGTAACTCCTGtaaactaattattaaatcgG GGGTTGGAGGCTCCGAGTCCTTCGACTGGTGCAGAATTCTGACTGAGATGTACAAAAAGTTCATATCGCACTATGAGCCGCCCGACTCTGACGATAACTTCCCATCTTCGCTCAGGTTAAAGGAAGTTGACGTATGCCCTGGAAGTACAGGCGGGTTTAGAAGGGTTGAGTTTGACGTTATTGGGGACTATGCCTACAGACTTTTAAAAGGAGAAAATGGTACTCACCGACTGATCAGGAACTCACCCTTCAACTCTGAAAATAAACGCCAAACCTCCTTTGGCTCAGTTCAGGTGGTTCCAATCCTCTCTGACACTGACGAGGAAGTCGTTAACTTCAAGAAAAACAGACAGCTTTTAAAGAAGGACTTGATAATTGAGTCGATGAGAAGTAGTGGTAAAGGTGGTCAAAATGTCAATAAAGTTGAAACTGCAGGtaatttactatttttaaaatctatttttacaaaatcaactattgatatatttgttttagtAAGGGTATATCATAAACCTACTGGATTATCTGTAAAAGTACAACAAGAACGAACAAATACTCAAAATCGAGAAATCGCTATTCGAATGCTGACCAAACTTGTTGATCAGCATTATTTG AAAAAGTTGAATGAGAAGGTGAATGAAATAAAGGGTGAGGATTTGGTAGGGACTTGGGGGTCTCACATAAGGACCTACACATTGAATCCTGAGCAGAGAGTTAAGGACCACAGAACTAACTTTGAAACTTCTAAAGCCACAAATGTACTCAATGGAGACTTACTTCCCTTCATTCTCACTTATCTTAATTCTAACGTATAA
- a CDS encoding uncharacterized protein (Tap349h10.p1c.C.cand.150 - score = 93.48) — MTASKVGNQEVVKARADTNVLNPDAPEFNPTVKTGGKLNADAPEFVPGQLPPYDSLLLGVPDMKGGFKNGHVPGYRISHQDPYVPMWISQTYPMTVPYGQVYPNSPYEYIPYDYTRQTQNYPIQRNVYPPPIHNEYTLNMPYNLVAQGKSKLSKPKPKAHPTQLTHSNSQSSYTNSQSTHSNGTHPAHSINNIGKDLVENLSMQTTKDTTRDYKSVTANEVTENKPLTWAERTKLSTTRQQPPTIIHTPTALNATQGVKEKDKDHKPKSNRELRKEKSKEERNALKDKSGHSDKGLYTDSKLHNDKLNDNSTHTDSKPHSDVKPHSDKISNEKEEISYAKVFKEAVRSTPVRTNFAKPNDTHSSNTHSTISSNAFNTTSSTTYTCTVSSKLDTSTQTVPPKLSVPTSSSKLEVPIKSTRLEVASSSASVDVPSNLPVKPEVSNKLSSVPTSFPSKSEPVSTTGAAKVEVTSKIEVNGDVETKEECGLEKVDEAIVNRDTTKTKLLDSPQFASSSTDVSAEYMPSPTSSDYTVKALLGYYVYLLDNSKLVEEIRRRYKLPHIHYSTTSTSTNASNTTSKGYKDRERERQDKNDKKDWRHKNYDKNFGSNFRHKEFTRASSEFTPPVVASEGSWVMKQAKQKNDKELLLRRKIMGLLNRLTFEKFDIIYNQIIECGIDTPEHAEMLVRFVFGKAVTQHHFIPMYVELCAKLAIDLYTIDNTNQVNGSNGSASANSTGSSSTNGASSTNGSTSSSDEVVDVKSNRKSDFMRILLNCSQDSFEDNLKPLEIPSELEGDDRFEYEQKYKHKMRGNMIFVGELFKQKLLAAKLLITCLDQVFLKREECILLYDDVNMGNNHLEAMCTLLQTVGRSFDTNRWKHLSEFEKRIQHLEDLGKNELISFRIRCLIKNVLDSRMDHWDKSVYQKHQEQPCKLQELRHKHSSAASLVSLSQPKPEKTERDKEDVWRMRNRKNKSSSSSNLNSMTIKQDKHRDKQKDPFERKVYKLDSQDLQHNDYKEEYNMEKEEENEVVEDMYKSVNSIVSELVLSHDEEEASLRVEELNLSEDKLDELYRNLIISCMEKCSKVNTEKEAEIVTHWILNLAQQHQSLNHLLNSVYEYVIGEDENSMSVMVEDYPLLPRTLSLLVDWMRPQFVNSDKFKLTLTHLNL, encoded by the coding sequence ATGACGGCAAGTAAAGTGGGTAATCAAGAAGTAGTAAAGGCTCGGGCAGATACAAACGTATTGAACCCAGATGCCCCGGAGTTTAATCCGACAGTTAAAACAGGAGGGAAGTTGAACGCGGATGCGCCTGAATTCGTACCAGGGCAGCTGCCGCCGTACGATTCACTGCTCCTAGGAGTCCCAGACATGAAGGGAGGATTTAAAAACGGACACGTCCCTGGTTATCGGATATCGCACCAGGACCCATACGTGCCAATGTGGATCTCACAAACATACCCAATGACTGTGCCCTATGGCCAAGTGTACCCCAACTCACCATACGAGTACATCCCATACGACTACACACGCCAGACACAGAATTATCCAATCCAGAGAAACGTATACCCCCCTCCAATACATAACGAATATACACTAAACATGCCATATAATTTGGTGGCGCAAGGAAAGTCGAAGTTATCGAAGCCGAAGCCTAAAGCACATCCCACACAGTTAACACATAGTAATAGTCAGTCATCATATACTAATTCACAGTCAACACATAGTAATGGAACACACCCAGCAcattcaattaataatattggCAAGGATCTGGtggaaaatttatcaatgCAAACCACCAAAGATACTACTAGAGATTACAAATCAGTGACGGCAAACGAAGTCACGGAAAATAAACCACTGACATGGGCCGAAAGGACAAAACTCTCAACAACAAGACAACAACCCCCAACGATAATTCACACACCAACAGCATTAAATGCCACGCAAGGAGTTAAAGAAAAGGATAAGGACCATAAACCCAAGAGTAATCGAGAGTTAAGAAAGGAAAAGAGTAAAGAAGAAAGAAACGCACTAAAAGATAAGTCGGGCCATAGTGATAAGGGTTTGTACACTGATAGTAAACTACacaatgataaattaaacgATAATTCAACACACACGGATAGTAAACCACACTCAGATGTAAAACCGCATAGtgataaaatttcaaacGAAAAGGAAGAAATATCATATGCAAAAGTTTTTAAAGAAGCAGTAAGATCAACACCAGTTCGAACAAATTTTGCTAAACCAAATGATACACATTCATCCAATACGCATAGTACAATTTCCTCAAACGCTTTTAATACCACTTCCTCAACCACATATACATGCACAGTTTCCTCCAAATTGGATACAAGTACTCAAACAGTTCCACCTAAACTAAGTGTACCAACTAGTAGTTCTAAACTAGAAGTTCCGATTAAAAGTACTAGACTAGAAGTTGCAAGTAGTAGTGCTAGTGTAGATGTACCAAGTAATTTGCCAGTTAAACCAGAAGTATCTAATAAATTGTCCTCAGTGCCGACTAGTTTCCCTAGTAAATCAGAACCTGTTTCAACTACAGGTGCCGCAAAGGTAGAAGTTACGAGTAAAATAGAAGTTAACGGAGATGTGGAAACAAAGGAGGAATGTGGACTTGAAAAGGTGGATGAAGCAATAGTAAATAGAGATACGACGAAAACTAAGTTGTTAGATTCACCGCAATTTGCATCATCAAGTACGGATGTGAGTGCAGAGTATATGCCATCCCCGACAAGTTCAGACTATACAGTAAAGGCTCTGTTGGGCTACTACGTGTATTTACTGGATAACAGTAAGCTTGTAGAGGAGATTAGGCGCCGTTATAAGCTTCCACACATACATTATTCAACGACAAGTACGTCTACGAATGCGTCAAACACAACATCAAAGGGATATAAGGATAGAGAAAGAGAAAGACAAGATAAGAATGATAAGAAGGATTGGAGGCATAAAAACTATGATAAAAACTTCGGGTCAAATTTCAGGCATAAGGAGTTCACGAGAGCCTCGAGTGAGTTCACACCACCAGTCGTAGCAAGCGAGGGCTCGTGGGTTATGAAGCAGGCTAAGCAGAAGAATGATAAGGAATTGCTGCTGAGGAGGAAGATAATGGGTCTATTGAACAGGCTCACGTTTGAGAAATTCGACATTATCTACAACCAGATCATAGAGTGCGGAATTGACACGCCAGAGCACGCGGAAATGCTGGTCAGGTTCGTATTCGGAAAAGCAGTCACACAGCACCACTTCATACCAATGTACGTCGAACTCTGCGCTAAACTTGCAATTGACCTCTATACAATTGATAACACAAATCAAGTAAACGGAAGTAATGGTAGTGCTAGTGCTAATTCAACGGGAAGTAGCTCAACAAATGGAGCCAGCTCGACGAATGGAAGTACCTCAAGTAGTGATGAAGTAGTGGATGTTAAGAGTAATAGGAAGAGTGATTTCATGCGTATCCTGCTTAACTGTAGCCAGGATAGTTttgaagataatttaaaaccATTGGAAATACCAAGTGAGCTGGAAGGAGATGATAGATTTGAATATGAGCAAAAGTACAAGCACAAGATGAGAGGAAATATGATTTTCGTGGGAGAACTGTTTAAACAGAAGTTGTTGGCAGCAAAGCTATTGATCACATGTTTGGATCAGGTCTTTTTGAAGCGCGAGGAGTGCATTTTATTATACGACGACGTTAACATGGGTAATAATCACCTGGAAGCAATGTGTACGCTGCTGCAGACAGTGGGCAGGAGCTTTGACACGAACCGCTGGAAACACTTGTCTGAATTTGAGAAGCGAATCCAGCACCTGGAAGACTTGGGCAAAAACGAACTGATCTCGTTCAGGATAAGGTGCCTGATCAAGAATGTGTTGGACAGTAGAATGGACCACTGGGACAAGTCGGTATACCAGAAACACCAAGAACAGCCGTGCAAGCTCCAGGAACTGAGACACAAGCATTCATCCGCAGCAAGCCTAGTCAGCCTCTCGCAGCCTAAACCCGAAAAAACTGAACGTGATAAGGAAGACGTGTGGCGAATGAGAAACCGCAAAAACAAGTCCTCATCATCCTCGAATCTCAACTCTATGACAATTAAACAAGATAAGCATCGTGATAAACAAAAAGACCCATTTGAACGTAAAGtgtataaattagattCACAAGATTTACAACACAACGACTATAAGGAAGAGTATAATATGGAGAAAGAGGAGGAAAACGAAGTGGTCGAGGATATGTATAAAAGTGTAAACTCAATAGTATCAGAACTGGTATTATCGCATGATGAAGAGGAGGCTTCCTTGAGAGTGGAGGAGTTAAACTTGTCTGAGGATAAACTCGACGAACTGTACAGAAATCTCATCATCTCGTGCATGGAAAAATGCTCCAAAGTTAACACTGAAAAAGAAGCTGAAATTGTCACCCATTGGATACTCAATCTAGCTCAACAACATCAATcattaaatcatttattaaacag
- a CDS encoding SfiI-subtelomeric fragment related protein family member, putative (Tap349h10.p1c.C.cand.147 - score = 26.38), whose amino-acid sequence MFPQVVQAPYPKYLAILRNGKPYVIRKNSLSEPWYNITHLRYDIEKLLFTDSNNKDYNYLQCSVELYELILVIEFGFNCKKVWFDSKLCWTLTNSQEYPKFLGLHLRTNQIFLMFSKLRLELLDVENPKVEEGEIEGNMSGKRPGQLDWVRNNKYTKMSNSTNPFRPMIDPTKLVDTNPFSKYVRRRLIREAELKPVEEPSQSCPKQHQATLENDNEVDKVTKIDVIGKSYKNIVKLFHENTSNVIECNGYNLTVHGDNYSYKLNESASSDNLNSTSTSFRKENPKKLPPKSIVYYKKEKNVVLETRTKFIMYNLEDPDLTPINYKLPEIKLLSQDNEGNIIPLSSNEYSVQLSLYMAVKFIYTFADEAVCTQVEYGRRIFWKSKPGQNKPLYIVCSYWTRRIQIIFQDKIVLTDLKNPNSIPSSLKIPPEISLYKTNEQGKTVRLNCRDYRVELNPCKKLRYVVNEEVNCTELRHKGRVVWKYKEGPIPLSFVYSSILKTISVAYKTGTRSYQLELGQWVPTETTNTN is encoded by the coding sequence atgtttcCTCAAGTGGTTCAAGCTCCATATCCTAAATACCTAGCAATTCTAAGGAATGGGAAACCATATGTGATTAGAAAGAATAGCTTAAGTGAGCCTTGGTATAATATAACACACTTGAGATACgatattgaaaaattactATTCACAGACTCTAATAACAAAGACTATAATTATCTCCAGTGTAGCGTAGAATTATATGAATTAATTCTCGTTATTGAATTTGGATTTAATTGTAAGAAGGTTTGGTTTGATAGCAAATTGTGCTGGACCCTTACAAATTCTCAAGAATATCCGAAATTTCTCGGACTTCACCTTAGAACTAATCAAATTTTCCTTATGTTTAGTAAACTAAGGTTAGAGTTGCTGGATGTGGAAAATCCTAAAGTTGAAGAAGGTGAGATTGAGGGTAATATGTCTGGAAAGAGACCAGGTCAGCTTGACTGGgtaagaaataataaatatacaaaaatgTCTAATAGTACCAATCCATTTCGTCCTATGATTGACCCAACTAAACTAGTAGACACAAATCCCTTTTCAAAGTACGTGAGGCGTCGTTTGATAAGAGAAGCTGAACTTAAGCCTGTAGAAGAACCATCTCAAAGTTGTCCAAAACAACACCAAGCAACATTAgaaaatgataatgaaGTGGATAAGGTAACTAAAATTGACGTAATAGGAAAGAGTTACAAGAACATAGTAAAACTTTTTCACGAAAACACTAGCAATGTAATAGAATGTAATGGCTATAATTTGACTGTTCACGGTGACAATTATTCTTACAAGCTCAATGAGAGCGCCAGTAGTGATAACCTAAATTCAACAAGTACAAGTTTTCGTAAAGAAAATCCGAAAAAATTACCTCCAAAATCAATAGTCTACTACAAGAAAGAAAAGAATGTGGTTTTGGAAACTCGAACTAAGTTCATTATGTACAATCTGGAAGATCCTGATTTAACTCCGATAAACTATAAACTACCAGAAATCAAACTGCTCTCTCAAGATAACGAAGGTAACATTATCCCACTAAGCTCCAATGAGTACAGTGTCCAACTATCTTTATATATGGctgttaaatttatttacacttTTGCCGATGAAGCAGTCTGTACTCAAGTTGAATACGGGAGAAGAATATTCTGGAAATCTAAACCTGGACAAAATAAACCACTTTACATTGTTTGTAGTTATTGGACTCGAAGAATCCAGATTATTTTCCAAGACAAAATAGTTTTAACCGATTTGAAAAATCCCAATTCAATCCCAAGCTCTCTCAAAATTCCTCCTGAAATATCTCTATACAAAACAAATGAACAGGGTAAAACTGTAAGACTGAATTGTCGTGATTACAGGGTTGAATTGAACCCATGTAAAAAGTTGAGATATGTAGTTAACGAAGAAGTTAATTGCACTGAACTTAGGCATAAGGGGAGAGTAGTTTGGAAATACAAAGAAGGGCCGATACCGTTATCATTTGTCTATTCCAGTATATTGAAAACAATTTCCGTTGCTTATAAAACTGGGACTCGTAGTTACCAACTTGAACTGGGTCAATGGGTTCCAACCGAAACCACTAATACCAATTAA
- a CDS encoding uncharacterized protein (Tap349h10.p1c.cand.78 - score = 53.82), with product MDRNNTVLLSLHVKKLTLKSWVTKYLDSVPLKLKWQLSSETADSSLKDELGVLTKWESESFKLDGNQALNIDTLFLLAQTSPTNNTLTLNSIKITVSLCINNNSNVLVGTCTSNLENFRVRSKFNPHSFELMSENNIFVGYVDVFYVSQQRWVRISKASLPISNKDTEYNTSPESNVNTITTNEDTDDDTTLSCSSTINTPFSHENSIVSRDNSIVSHENTSFSNSNPDQEYVLIFWNSSNTCFVRNNPNDIQLQLLSMFIKTCLVDGDSPNSQIPFELEDIKPDHPFDIVNKFGSLAVRKISQKHAKQFFTTGNSTPNTNSSEKLNTDDSTEFDIQHSSRVYSTSVPETERLMSNVDINDPGSFYNFISRQNKQFQTLITKRILSPNSSTNTSSLIDQSTPNTNKTNNTTKNVSTTSTNTVNLNGKKRYKVDEDNVKYNSLPQYAKSIDTVASLNDITHKTTNTMTTGLVSYRNQSQASIDEEALTITTLYTHSYNADKNTKGLGDYHSNVSLRLSVLDNPSVVDNPSVSEDNPTVLDHPDVLQGNSSVSDKSEVLEDKVVQVVEENLKVNKADLGSEIKAEVHALSSSKSSITVYSIYSPKDYIEDNFSDLTSSSEVASSFTSISPSPKHFTSNTANLANSINLINSVNMVNSVPIDKSSRIDNYLNHVQNAYYSPDPEYDSVNILSNYPCGVKLEVNRPLFCENSLLTFETITKDLQTIGELKSSADPELGSFDSLLIFKALRDAQALKVQGQTLPTSAYLRFFLKYLRCYNLKRVPIVVYLQIITFKQLETMKRVCSTSDDILQFINIALEALIYELQVSTNFYTSKQPENGFLFSNNFPQFNPQTPVDDYLFYEESSSVLSGDQFEIFENILCEMSKDVKTVNTRNLVYISRLNSPPVKSRGCIFRLAPLKIVLYRTFCGRRKLISNGHIIKL from the coding sequence ATGGATAGGAATAATAcagtattattatcattacACGTGAAGAAGTTGACTTTGAAATCCTGGGTAACCAAGTACTTAGACTCGGTCCCATTGAAACTTAAGTGGCAACTAAGTAGTGAAACGGCTGATTCAAGTTTAAAGGATGAATTAGGTGTACTGACGAAATGGGAGTCTGAATCTTTTAAACTTGATGGAAATCAGGCACTGAATATAGATACGCTGTTTTTATTAGCCCAGACATCACCAACGAATAACACTTTGACACTTAAcagtattaaaattacagTGTCACTctgtattaataataactCAAATGTGTTAGTCGGTACTTGCACTTCTAACCTGGAAAATTTCAGGGTCAGATCTAAGTTTAACCCTCACTCATTCGAGTTGATGAGTGAAAATAACATCTTTGTTGGGTACGTTGATGTGTTTTACGTCTCACAACAGCGCTGGGTTAGGATCAGCAAAGCCTCTTTACCAATCAGTAATAAGGACACAGAGTATAACACTTCCCCTGAGTCTAATGTTAACACTATTACGACCAATGAGGATACTGATGATGACACTACTTTAAGCTGCTCTTCTACAATTAATACACCATTCTCTCATGAAAATTCCATTGTATCACGTGATAACTCTATTGTATCACATGAGAACActtcattttcaaattcgAACCCCGATCAGGAATACGTTCTAATATTTTGGAACTCCTCAAATACATGTTTTGTCCGGAATAATCCAAATGACATACAGTTACAACTACTCAGCATGTTCATAAAAACATGTTTAGTTGACGGTGATTCTCCAAATTCACAAATACCATTTGAGCTTGAGGATATTAAGCCTGACCACCCGTTTGACATAGTTAATAAGTTTGGCAGTTTGGCGGTTAGAAAAATATCACAAAAACATGCAAAACAGTTTTTTACCACGGGTAATTCCACACCAAACACCAATAGTAGTGAGAAACTTAACACTGATGACAGTACCGAGTTTGACATTCAACATAGCAGTCGAGTCTACAGCACTTCAGTGCCTGAAACTGAGCGTCTGATGAGTAATGTTGATATAAACGACCCTGGTTCTTTTTATAACTTCATTTCTCGTCAGAATAAACAATTCCAAACCCTAATCACCAAGCGAATTCTTTCACCAAATTCCTCCACCAACACTAGCTCACTCATTGATCAGTCAACTCCCAACACAAATAAAACAAACAACACAACTAAAAATGTGAGCACAACTAGCACCAATACAGTTAATCTTAATGGGAAGAAGAGGTATAAGGTTGATGAAGATAATGTTAAGTATAATTCATTACCACAGTATGCAAAGTCAATTGATACAGTGGCTTCTTTGAATGATATAACACATAAAACTACTAATACCATGACCACTGGACTTGTTTCATACAGAAACCAAAGCCAGGCATCAATTGATGAGGAGGCGCTGACTATCACTACTCTATACACACACTCTTATAATGCTGATAAGAACACTAAAGGATTAGGTGATTATCATTCCAATGTTTCTCTACGTCTTAGTGTATTGGATAATCCCAGTGTAGTTGATAACCCTAGTGTTTCAGAGGATAATCCTACAGTATTGGACCACCCTGATGTATTACAGGGTAACTCTAGTGTATCGGATAAATCTGAAGTGCTGGAGGATAAAGTTGTACAGGTGGTTGAAGAGAACTTGAAGGTAAATAAGGCTGATTTGGGTTCTGAAATTAAGGCTGAAGTACACGCTTTATCTTCCTCCAAAAGCTCAATTACAGTCTATAGCATCTACAGCCCTAAAGACTACATCGAAGATAACTTTTCAGATCTCACCAGCTCCTCAGAAGTCGCCAGCAGTTTCACTTCAATTTCTCCTTCCCCCAAACATTTTACCTCTAACACGGCCAACCTAGCCAACTCCATCAACTTGATTAATTCAGTAAATATGGTTAATAGTGTTCCGATAGATAAGTCGAGTAgaattgataattatttgaatcaTGTTCAGAATGCATATTATAGTCCCGATCCAGAGTATGACTCGGTGAATATATTGTCTAATTACCCATGTGGAGTTAAGCTTGAGGTTAACCGACCTCTTTTTTGTGAAAACAGTTTGCTGACCTTCGAGACTATAACTAAGGATTTGCAGACCATTGGTGAGCTAAAGTCAAGTGCAGATCCTGAGCTTGGTTCATTTGATAGTCTTTTAATCTTCAAGGCACTGAGAGACGCTCAGGCTTTGAAGGTTCAGGGTCAAACTCTCCCTACCTCAGCATATCTCAgattttttttaaaatacctCAGGTGCTATAACTTGAAACGTGTACCAATTGTGGTTTACCTTCAAATAATAACCTTTAAGCAGTTGGAGACTATGAAAAGGGTTTGTAGTACTTCAGACGATATTCTCCAGTTCATCAACATCGCACTTGAGGCTTTAATCTATGAGCTTCAGGTTTCCACCAACTTTTACACCAGTAAACAGCCTGAAAATGGGTTTCTCTTCTCTAACAATTTCCCTCAGTTTAATCCCCAAACTCCTGTTGATGATTACTTATTTTATGAAGAGTCTAGCAGTGTACTTTCAGGGGACCAGTTTGAGATCTTTGAAAACATTCTCTGCGAGATGAGCAAAGATGTCAAGACTGTCAACACTCGAAATCTCGTGTACATATCAAGGCTAAACTCACCTCCAGTTAAGAGCAGAGGCTGTATATTTAGGCTTGCGCCCCTCAAAATTGTACTCTATCGCACCTTCTGCGGCCGCAGGAAACTTATTTCAAACGGTCACATAATCAAACTTTAA
- a CDS encoding p36 (Toxoplasma gondii) homologue, putative (Tap349h10.p1c.C.cand.149 - score = 24.86): MKKFRKCMKEYISQGLFNSLTPEESADKLVSLLEECGYKAIACDFDSTIIEMHSGGYLDPNVDRRVLESVTPDFKALAKRLKNSTVSLFVVTYSDAVHVEGHARYISGDKMISAALKYSNCDADIKQVYAYYPRFWDSPSMYKRLGLEGPMPLGKEYHLKRICSDHNFTLDEIILIDDDMNNCRNAESLGVTSLHVTGEGLKFIELDLL; encoded by the exons ATGAAAAAGTTTAGGAAATGTATGAAGGAGTACATATCTCAGGGTCTGTTCAATTCCTTGACTCCGGAGGAGTCTGCTGATAAGCTGGTTTCTCTTTTGGAGGAGTGCGGATACAAGGCCATTGCCTGCGACTTCGACTCGACTATAATAGAAATGCACTCTG GCGGTTATTTGGACCCGAACGTTGACCGTCGTGTTCTGGAGTCTGTGACTCCGGACTTTAAGGCTTTGGCCAAGAGGCTAAAAAACTCCACAGTCTCACTATTCGTTGTAACTTATTCTGATGCAGTGCATGTCGAAGGTCATGCGAGGTATATCTCAGGAGATAAAATGATCAGTGCGGCTCTCAAATATAGTAACTGTGATGCTGATATTAAACAAGTTTACGCCTATTATCCCAG ATTTTGGGATTCACCATCGATGTATAAAAGGTTGGGATTGGAGGGTCCAATGCCCTTGGGTAAGGAGTACCATTTAAAGAgg ATTTGTTCTGATCATAACTTTACACTCGATGAGATTATCCTCATCGACGATGACATGAACAATTGCAGAAACGCAGAATCGCTCGGTGTTACATCGCTCCATGTTACAGGAGAAGGCCTAAAGTTCATTGAACTTGACcttctttaa